The Monodelphis domestica isolate mMonDom1 chromosome 5, mMonDom1.pri, whole genome shotgun sequence DNA segment tccagcattcattactttcctttgctgtcatgttagccaatctgctaggttgttcagggttgttttgatttgcatctctctgattataagagatgtagaacactttttcatgtgcttattaataattttgatttctttggctgaaaactccttgttcatgtcccttgcccatttatcaattggagaatggcttgatttttttgtacaattgatgtagctctttgaaatttgagtaattaaacctttgtcagaggtttttatgaagattgtgtcccaatttgttgcttcccttctgattttagttacattgtttttacttatacaaaactttttaatttgatgtattccagattatttattttgcattttgtgactctttctaattcttgcttggttttaaagcctctcccttcctaaaggtctgacatgtatactattctgtgttcgcctaattttcttatagtttccttctttatgttcaagtcattcacccattttgaatttatcttggtgtagggtgtgaggtgttgatctaagcctaatctttcccacactgtcctccaattttcccagcagtttttatgaaatagtggatttttgtcccaaaagctgggatctttgggtttatcgtatactgtcttgctgaggtcgctttcccccagtgtattcccctgatcctcctttctgtctcttagccagtaccaaattgttttgatgaccactgctttataatatagtctgagaaaGTGACGCCAATACTAGCTGTGTAAGTGCAGCATGAGGGGAACCCGGTGACAATGGCAGCAGGACGGCTAATAACTGTATGTCGGGGCTTCGCCACCGCCCTGAAGGGGCCCGGAAGGTTAGCAGGCTCGTTGGCCCCCGCTGCCAGCCCAGGGTTTACTTTCAGTTTGTTAAACAAGATTAGAGCCAACATCAATCCCTTCCATCAATATAAATTAATTCATACTACTTTGTCAAGGAAAGGACTAGAAGAATTTTTTGATGATCCAAAAAATTGGGGAGCAGAAACAGTCAAATCAGGTGCCGCATGGACCCATGAACAGTTAAGGTGCAAGAGTAATGAAGATTTGCATAAGCTTTGGTATGTCCTGCTGAAAGAAAGAAACATGCTTCTCACTTTAGAGCAGGAGGCCAAAAGACAGAGATTGCCAATGCCAAGTCCAGAGCGATTAGAAAAGGTAACAGAGTCCATGGATGCTTTAGATAAAGTGGTTCAGGAAAGAGATTATGCTTTGAGACTTCTTCAGACAGGTCAAGAATACCCAAGACCAGGTGACTGGAGGAAAGACATTTTTGGGCATATCATCTGGTACAAATACAAGCAGTGGCCAATACCCTGGTAACTCGACAAAAGATACAACAAAAAGAAGTACTTTACAATGCCTTTTGTGGATAAGTTTGTCAGACTGAGGCTTGAAAAGTACTTACGTAgtgaagccaagaagaagaatttaaagagaaggaaaaagatacTTCAAAGAAAATTTCCACATATGTCTGGTGAAGCCCAAAACTGAAACCTAATCACAGATACAGTGAACTCCCTTTACTTTTCCTAGTTCTTTTTCACCCCGTAATATTAAACTTTTTCACTTAATTTAAGACTGGCTATTAACTCCATGTAagtggttaattaaaaaaaattatctcgaTCTTATGAGGTTTGCATATTCCTAATTCTGCCAAATGTCTTTCAGTGTTCTTAACtaaatcttaaaatttattgatttctccattgttgcttagttgtttttcaattgtgtctcactctgtgtgacttcatttggagtaTTCTTAGAAAAGATCctagaacagtttgccatttctttctccagctcattttacagaggaggaaaatgaagcaaacaagagtaaagtgacttgcccagagacgtGCAGTGTCTGGACCATATTTGATCTTGGGAAGATGAGTTCTTGACTTAtggcccagctctctattcattgtaccacctagctgtctaatttcaaagtactttttaaatttcatcatgCTAGCAATGTAAGATTAATACAACCTAGCCAGGAATACAGGATTGTAAGATTAATTAAAGGAATTTTGAGGTCTAAAGAAGCTAGTCATCACAGTTTGGTTGACTTTCATATAACCAAAAAGTTCTTTCTTAATAGAAATCTTTATTATTTAGTTTTGCAAGTATGAGGTAAAGGTATAGGCAGTAAGTTTTACTAGTCAGTAAAAATCAATTCTACCAATCATTTGAAAATCAGTATACTAATCAGAGGGTTGAAAGCAGTTTactgaaaggaaaatatttagagaaaatagatatttatacaaaattataaaatgcttaaagGAGTTATTGCTTTACAAGGAAGGCAAAAACTCATTTTAAGTTATATGGCCAGTTGAAGGCTTTAAAATTTGTTCACTGGAAAttgaaatatgtaaaaatgtataAACATTCTACAAAAGACGTTCATTTTTGTTCCTGAGTATACTAAAGCTATGAAACATAAGGGATCATAGGGAAGGCCACAGTTTTTTCAGAATTGGTTTCAAGGGCATTTCCTTTCTACACattgttttcctccttcttcATACTCTTGTTTGGAGATCCACATCTGCTGAAAGGTACCctgtgaaatagaaagaaagaaatatgttcATATTAATAACCAATCTATTATGAGCTAATTTTATCAGCTCCTGCTTTCAACTTTTGAAA contains these protein-coding regions:
- the LOC103100148 gene encoding 39S ribosomal protein L47, mitochondrial-like — translated: MAAGRLITVCRGFATALKGPGRLAGSLAPAASPGFTFSLLNKIRANINPFHQYKLIHTTLSRKGLEEFFDDPKNWGAETVKSGAAWTHEQLRCKSNEDLHKLWYVLLKERNMLLTLEQEAKRQRLPMPSPERLEKVTESMDALDKVVQERDYALRLLQTGQEYPRPGDWRKDIFGHIIWYKYKQWPIPW